A genome region from Chlorobaculum tepidum TLS includes the following:
- the amrS gene encoding AmmeMemoRadiSam system radical SAM enzyme, giving the protein MVSLSYGRAISLAADPVEKKPLYHFMPGTMTWSFGTPGCNFKCANRQNWAISQMGQDKSIPLATPEAIVRNAMNTGCSSISCTYTEPTIFAEYALDVMQLARQTGLRNIWISNGYLSPLCLKTVTPWLDAINVGLQSMDDAFYRRVCGARLDPVLDSLRLIQESGMHLEITTLVIPGHSSDPAMLERLAGFIAHDLGTGVPWHIIPFYPEISWKMQDTPPTPAESIEQAFEIGRKAGLSFIYAGNAHSDTFCDQCSARLVGRKASPFGDYRIERFDTGGRCPVCHAPSPMRD; this is encoded by the coding sequence CTGGTCTCGCTCTCTTACGGCCGGGCGATCTCGCTGGCCGCCGATCCGGTGGAGAAAAAGCCGCTCTACCATTTCATGCCTGGCACCATGACCTGGTCGTTCGGCACGCCCGGTTGCAACTTCAAATGCGCCAACCGCCAGAACTGGGCGATCAGCCAGATGGGCCAGGACAAATCGATTCCGCTGGCCACGCCCGAGGCGATTGTCCGCAATGCCATGAACACCGGATGCTCCTCGATCTCCTGCACCTACACCGAACCGACCATCTTCGCCGAATATGCGCTCGACGTCATGCAACTTGCGCGGCAGACAGGTCTCCGGAACATCTGGATCAGCAACGGCTACCTGTCGCCGTTGTGCCTCAAAACTGTCACCCCCTGGCTCGACGCAATCAACGTTGGTCTGCAGTCGATGGACGACGCATTTTACCGGCGCGTCTGCGGCGCACGGCTCGATCCGGTGCTCGACAGTCTCCGGCTGATTCAGGAAAGCGGCATGCACCTCGAAATCACTACTCTCGTCATTCCCGGCCATTCAAGCGATCCAGCCATGCTCGAACGGCTCGCCGGATTCATCGCGCACGACCTCGGAACCGGGGTGCCCTGGCATATCATCCCGTTTTATCCGGAGATTTCATGGAAAATGCAGGACACTCCGCCAACTCCGGCTGAGTCGATTGAACAAGCGTTTGAGATCGGGCGAAAAGCCGGATTGTCATTCATCTATGCGGGCAACGCACATAGCGATACCTTTTGCGACCAATGCAGCGCCAGACTGGTCGGAAGAAAAGCGAGCCCTTTTGGTGACTACCGGATAGAGCGATTCGACACCGGCGGCCGATGCCCTGTATGCCATGCCCCGTCACCGATGCGCGATTGA
- a CDS encoding Glu/Leu/Phe/Val family dehydrogenase, with protein MAGLTKENPFDIARRQLDAAAGIIGLDAEVLELLRWPMREMHVTIPVKMDDGAVRAFHGFRVQYNDARGPNKGGIRFHPDETIDTVRALAAWMTWKTAVMDIPLGGAKGGVICNPKTMSPGELERLSRSYIRQVGRLLDLEKDVPAPDVYTTPQIMAWMADEYSFMQGHNDFGVITGKPLALGGSLGRGDATARGGIICIREAAKMLGINLRGKPAAINGFGNAGAFAHKLAVELLGMKVVAVSDSKGSIYNPDGFDHQALMEYKKQHGSVADFPGSTPLTDAGLLELDVTVLIPAALEDEISCRNARNIQAKIVAELANGPTTPEADKILHERGVYLIPDLLCNAGGVTVSYFEMVQNASGWYWEEEVVHRQLEKKMAAAIKAVHQAAVQYSVDNRTAAMIVAIRRVAEAMKLRGWV; from the coding sequence ATGGCCGGACTTACCAAAGAAAATCCTTTCGACATCGCCCGCCGCCAGCTCGATGCTGCCGCTGGAATCATCGGTCTTGACGCCGAAGTGCTCGAACTGCTGCGCTGGCCGATGCGGGAAATGCATGTCACCATTCCGGTCAAAATGGACGACGGAGCGGTACGCGCTTTTCACGGCTTCAGGGTGCAGTACAACGACGCACGTGGCCCCAACAAGGGGGGCATCCGCTTTCATCCCGACGAAACTATCGACACGGTCCGGGCGCTTGCAGCATGGATGACCTGGAAAACCGCCGTCATGGACATTCCGCTCGGCGGCGCCAAAGGGGGCGTTATCTGCAATCCGAAAACGATGTCGCCCGGCGAACTCGAACGGCTGTCGCGCAGCTACATCCGGCAGGTCGGCCGCCTGCTCGACCTCGAAAAGGATGTGCCTGCACCCGACGTTTACACCACGCCACAGATCATGGCCTGGATGGCTGACGAATACTCTTTCATGCAGGGGCACAACGATTTCGGCGTCATTACCGGCAAACCGCTGGCGCTCGGCGGATCGCTCGGGCGCGGCGACGCGACGGCGCGGGGAGGCATTATCTGCATCCGTGAAGCCGCGAAGATGCTCGGCATCAATCTGCGCGGGAAACCCGCCGCCATCAACGGCTTCGGCAACGCCGGAGCCTTCGCCCACAAGCTCGCCGTCGAGCTGCTCGGCATGAAAGTGGTGGCCGTCTCCGACTCGAAAGGCAGCATTTACAACCCGGATGGATTCGATCATCAAGCCCTCATGGAGTACAAAAAGCAACACGGATCGGTCGCCGATTTTCCCGGCTCCACGCCGCTGACCGACGCCGGACTGCTGGAACTGGATGTGACCGTGCTCATACCGGCGGCCCTTGAAGATGAAATTTCCTGCCGCAACGCGCGGAACATCCAGGCGAAAATCGTCGCCGAACTGGCCAACGGTCCGACCACCCCGGAAGCTGACAAAATTTTGCACGAGCGCGGCGTCTATCTCATTCCCGACCTGCTCTGCAACGCGGGTGGCGTAACCGTCTCCTATTTCGAAATGGTACAGAACGCCAGTGGATGGTACTGGGAAGAGGAGGTCGTACATCGCCAGCTCGAAAAGAAAATGGCCGCCGCAATCAAAGCCGTGCATCAGGCCGCCGTGCAGTACAGCGTCGATAACCGCACAGCAGCCATGATCGTGGCGATTCGCCGCGTGGCCGAGGCGATGAAGCTGCGTGGCTGGGTGTGA
- the rd gene encoding rubredoxin: protein MQKWVCVPCGYEYDPADGDPENGIEPGTAFEDLPEDWVCPVCGVDKSFFEPVS from the coding sequence ATGCAGAAATGGGTTTGTGTCCCCTGCGGCTATGAATACGATCCGGCAGACGGCGATCCGGAAAACGGTATCGAGCCAGGAACGGCTTTCGAAGATCTTCCGGAAGACTGGGTCTGCCCCGTGTGCGGCGTAGACAAGTCTTTCTTCGAACCGGTTTCCTGA
- the mtgA gene encoding monofunctional biosynthetic peptidoglycan transglycosylase, whose translation MKFLRNIVLFILLLLAVDVGRYFFVPDVSRLVHTNPGKTAFMEYREAEWRSEGRDKTIEQRWVPLKRVSPSLIKAVLISEDNNFWHHEGFDFEAMEGAIEKNIKAGEFKFGASTISQQLAKNLYLSPSKNPLRKIKEAILTWRIEQTLSKRRILEIYVNVAEWGDGIFGIEAAARHYYGVRASQLTASQSARLAAALPNPILYPPTGSSRFVKARAKHIYAIMVRRGLVVPDYSEVMTAPDAPVVQPPDSIVVGVPEQLIHQASQPDSIKQESTPEPAAEDTSENTQSGK comes from the coding sequence ATGAAATTTCTCAGAAACATCGTTCTGTTTATTCTTCTGTTGCTGGCGGTCGATGTTGGCCGCTATTTCTTTGTGCCCGATGTTTCCCGGCTGGTTCACACCAATCCCGGAAAAACCGCCTTCATGGAGTATCGCGAGGCCGAATGGCGCAGCGAAGGGCGCGATAAAACCATCGAGCAGCGCTGGGTGCCGCTGAAGCGGGTCTCTCCCTCGCTGATAAAGGCGGTGCTCATTTCGGAGGATAACAACTTCTGGCATCATGAGGGGTTCGATTTCGAGGCTATGGAGGGTGCGATTGAAAAGAATATCAAGGCTGGTGAGTTCAAATTTGGAGCCAGCACCATCAGTCAGCAGCTTGCCAAAAACCTGTATCTCTCCCCATCGAAAAATCCTTTGAGAAAGATCAAAGAGGCGATTCTGACCTGGCGGATAGAACAGACGCTGTCAAAGCGACGGATTCTGGAAATCTACGTCAACGTAGCCGAGTGGGGAGACGGGATTTTTGGTATCGAGGCGGCTGCCCGGCACTATTACGGCGTCAGAGCATCACAACTGACGGCCAGCCAGTCGGCGAGGTTGGCGGCGGCACTTCCGAACCCGATTCTCTATCCGCCAACCGGCTCTTCGCGTTTTGTGAAGGCGCGCGCCAAACACATCTACGCCATCATGGTGAGGCGAGGGCTTGTGGTCCCGGATTACAGTGAAGTGATGACCGCTCCCGATGCACCGGTCGTTCAACCGCCGGATTCAATCGTGGTCGGCGTACCGGAACAACTGATCCACCAGGCTTCTCAGCCTGACAGCATCAAGCAGGAATCAACACCGGAACCGGCCGCTGAAGATACGTCTGAAAACACCCAGTCCGGCAAATAA
- a CDS encoding cytochrome c has protein sequence MKHSNKTFGVVLAIGMGVLSTGTLPANASAAVDGKIVFDKNCSVCHSIAPPPKSAPPILPISARYHQRFSSRAKGIKYMADFIKSPSKEKVLADQQAITRFGLMPPVPLNAEELNAVAAWVWDQNTGGNWGPGRGARQGNGYQR, from the coding sequence ATGAAACACTCAAACAAAACGTTCGGCGTCGTCCTTGCCATCGGCATGGGCGTGCTGTCAACCGGAACTCTTCCGGCAAACGCCTCGGCGGCGGTGGACGGTAAGATTGTCTTCGACAAAAATTGCAGCGTTTGTCACTCGATCGCCCCACCGCCAAAATCGGCTCCTCCCATTCTGCCCATCTCCGCCCGCTACCATCAGCGCTTTTCATCGCGCGCCAAAGGCATTAAATACATGGCTGACTTCATAAAGTCACCGTCAAAAGAGAAAGTGCTTGCCGACCAGCAGGCGATCACCCGCTTCGGTCTGATGCCACCGGTGCCGCTCAACGCCGAAGAGCTGAACGCCGTGGCCGCATGGGTTTGGGATCAAAACACGGGCGGCAACTGGGGACCAGGCCGTGGCGCACGACAGGGAAACGGTTACCAGCGCTGA
- the mutL gene encoding DNA mismatch repair endonuclease MutL — MASIARLPDIVANKISAGEVVQRPASVVKELIENSIDAGASRITVIIKDAGRQLVQIIDNGCGMESDDVLLSVERFATSKISEVDDLDALRTLGFRGEALASISSVSHFELKTRKAGNSLGTLLRSDGGVIETPQPAQCEPGTSIAVRNLFFNVPARRKFLKSNATEFKHIHETVKAFVLSYPEIEWRMMNDDEELFHFRTSDVRERLSHFYGEGFGESLIEVTEENDYMTIGGYLGKPGMMVRQKYDQYFFINRRLIQNRMLVQAVQQAYGELLEERQSPFALLFLGLDPSLVDVNVHPAKLEVRFEDEKSIRSMVYPVVKRAVRTADFSSEASFAAPSAPTVSGEVDLPEVSSRKLSYSSFSGKASTTGDLYRNYRAGAFSAPSSVSPMLFDSSLETSLSAGSRPTPMVQESLLTPSVDQPDTGDGENPVAPEKEPKIWQLHNKYIICQIKTGLMIIDQHVAHERVLYERAIDIMNEAAPNSQQLLFPQKIDLKPWQYEVFEEISDELYRLGFNIRPFGGMSVMIEGVPPDVRDGAEATILQDMIAEYQENAAKLKLEKRDNLAKSYSCRNAIMTGQKLSVEEMRMLIDRLFATRMPYVCPHGRPVIIRLSLGELDRMFGRT, encoded by the coding sequence ATGGCTTCCATTGCAAGACTTCCTGATATTGTCGCTAACAAAATTTCAGCTGGCGAGGTGGTGCAGCGCCCTGCCTCGGTGGTCAAGGAGCTGATCGAAAACTCCATTGACGCCGGCGCGAGCCGCATCACCGTCATCATAAAAGATGCCGGGCGGCAGCTCGTGCAGATCATCGATAATGGCTGCGGCATGGAGAGCGACGATGTGCTGCTCAGCGTTGAGCGCTTTGCCACCAGCAAGATTTCTGAGGTTGACGACCTTGACGCGCTCCGTACGCTCGGCTTCCGTGGCGAGGCGCTGGCGAGCATCTCCTCGGTCTCACATTTCGAGTTGAAGACTCGCAAGGCAGGCAATTCGCTCGGTACGCTGCTCAGGAGCGACGGCGGCGTCATCGAAACACCGCAACCCGCGCAGTGCGAACCCGGCACCTCCATCGCTGTCCGGAACCTCTTTTTTAACGTGCCCGCCCGGCGCAAGTTCCTCAAATCCAACGCTACCGAGTTCAAGCACATCCATGAGACGGTCAAGGCGTTCGTGCTCTCCTATCCCGAGATCGAGTGGCGGATGATGAACGATGACGAGGAGCTGTTCCACTTCCGCACCTCCGACGTGCGCGAGCGGCTGAGCCACTTTTATGGGGAGGGATTCGGCGAGAGCCTCATCGAGGTGACCGAGGAGAATGACTACATGACTATCGGCGGCTACCTCGGCAAGCCAGGCATGATGGTGCGGCAGAAGTACGATCAGTACTTTTTTATCAACCGGCGCCTCATCCAGAACCGGATGCTCGTGCAGGCGGTGCAGCAGGCTTATGGCGAGCTGCTCGAAGAGCGGCAGTCGCCATTCGCATTGCTCTTTCTCGGTCTCGACCCGTCGCTGGTGGATGTGAATGTCCATCCGGCCAAGCTCGAAGTGCGTTTCGAGGATGAAAAAAGCATCCGGAGCATGGTTTATCCGGTGGTCAAGCGAGCCGTCCGAACGGCTGATTTTTCATCCGAGGCGTCGTTTGCGGCTCCATCCGCACCCACAGTTTCCGGCGAGGTTGACTTGCCGGAAGTTTCGTCGCGGAAGCTTTCGTATTCCTCGTTTTCAGGCAAAGCGTCGACCACCGGCGATCTGTACCGGAACTACCGGGCGGGAGCGTTCAGTGCTCCTTCATCCGTTTCTCCGATGCTTTTCGATTCTTCGCTGGAAACATCGCTGTCCGCCGGAAGTCGCCCCACTCCGATGGTTCAGGAGTCGCTGCTGACCCCGTCGGTGGACCAGCCCGATACCGGTGACGGGGAGAATCCGGTTGCGCCGGAGAAGGAACCGAAAATCTGGCAGTTGCACAACAAGTACATCATCTGCCAGATCAAGACCGGGCTGATGATTATCGACCAGCATGTGGCGCACGAGCGGGTGCTCTACGAACGCGCCATCGACATCATGAACGAGGCCGCGCCGAATTCGCAGCAGTTGCTTTTTCCGCAGAAGATCGACCTCAAACCGTGGCAGTACGAGGTTTTCGAGGAGATCAGCGACGAGTTGTACCGGCTCGGCTTTAACATTCGGCCGTTTGGCGGCATGAGCGTCATGATCGAGGGGGTGCCGCCCGACGTGCGAGACGGCGCGGAGGCAACGATTTTACAGGATATGATCGCCGAGTACCAGGAGAACGCCGCGAAGCTGAAGCTCGAAAAGCGCGACAACCTCGCCAAATCCTACTCTTGCCGCAATGCTATCATGACTGGCCAGAAGCTCAGTGTTGAAGAGATGCGAATGCTCATCGACCGCCTTTTCGCCACCCGGATGCCCTATGTCTGTCCGCACGGTCGTCCGGTGATCATAAGGCTTTCACTCGGCGAACTCGACCGCATGTTCGGAAGAACATAG
- a CDS encoding competence/damage-inducible protein A, protein MKAIIISIGDELLKGHRVNTNAPFIARELGNIGIPVTRIITCSDDPQAIRDSVTLALTEAEAVFVTGGLGPTNDDRTRDAVRALLGRGLALDEPSFERIADYFRRRNRPVTEVMKDQAMVIEGSIAIPNTKGTAPGMIIECAPRFAGRHLVLMPGVPAEMEAMMRLTVVPFFAPLSGAFIRHTPVMTMGIGETQLADMIVEVEDSLPSGTTLAYLPHAAGVSLMVSTSGARREDVDAENRRVVEAIVAKAGRFVYATSEVTLEEVVVNLLLERKLTVAVAESCTGGLLGSRLTDVPGSSGCFLEGLVTYSNQAKVRLLGVDPATIEAHGAVSEPVAKEMARGCLERSGADISVSTTGIAGPGGGTPEKPVGTVCVGIASKLPDGAVRVEAARFVMHGDRHQNKIRFSEAALRGLLVRLKEMEF, encoded by the coding sequence ATGAAAGCAATCATCATCTCTATCGGCGACGAGTTGCTCAAGGGGCACCGGGTCAACACCAACGCGCCCTTTATCGCTCGTGAACTCGGCAACATCGGTATTCCCGTGACCCGCATCATTACCTGTTCGGATGATCCGCAGGCGATCCGTGATTCGGTGACGTTGGCGCTCACGGAGGCCGAGGCGGTGTTCGTGACTGGCGGCCTTGGCCCAACCAACGACGACCGGACGCGTGACGCAGTTCGGGCGCTGCTTGGACGCGGGCTGGCGCTTGACGAACCGTCGTTCGAGCGCATCGCTGATTACTTCCGCCGCCGCAATCGCCCCGTGACCGAGGTGATGAAAGATCAGGCGATGGTGATCGAAGGTTCGATTGCGATTCCGAACACGAAGGGCACCGCTCCCGGCATGATTATCGAGTGCGCCCCGCGCTTCGCCGGTCGCCATCTGGTGCTCATGCCTGGCGTGCCCGCCGAGATGGAGGCGATGATGCGTTTGACGGTTGTGCCGTTCTTTGCGCCGCTCTCCGGAGCCTTTATCCGCCACACCCCCGTCATGACGATGGGCATCGGTGAAACGCAGCTCGCGGACATGATCGTGGAGGTCGAGGACTCGCTGCCGTCGGGCACAACCCTCGCCTACCTGCCGCACGCCGCCGGCGTTAGCCTCATGGTCAGCACGTCGGGTGCCCGTCGCGAGGATGTCGATGCGGAGAACCGCCGCGTGGTCGAAGCCATCGTGGCGAAAGCGGGCCGCTTTGTTTACGCGACCTCGGAGGTGACGCTCGAAGAGGTGGTTGTGAATCTCTTGCTCGAAAGGAAGCTCACGGTGGCTGTTGCCGAGTCCTGCACTGGCGGGCTGCTTGGGAGTCGCCTGACCGACGTGCCCGGATCGTCAGGCTGCTTTCTCGAAGGCTTGGTCACCTATAGCAACCAGGCGAAGGTGCGGTTGCTCGGCGTTGATCCGGCCACCATCGAAGCGCACGGCGCGGTCAGTGAGCCTGTCGCCAAGGAGATGGCGCGCGGCTGCCTCGAACGGAGCGGCGCAGACATTTCCGTTTCCACCACTGGCATCGCCGGGCCGGGTGGCGGAACGCCGGAAAAGCCGGTCGGCACGGTCTGCGTCGGCATCGCCTCGAAGTTGCCTGACGGCGCGGTTCGGGTAGAGGCTGCCCGCTTCGTTATGCACGGAGATCGTCATCAGAACAAAATCCGCTTCAGCGAAGCCGCCCTTCGGGGACTTCTGGTTCGTCTGAAAGAGATGGAGTTTTGA
- the thrA gene encoding bifunctional aspartate kinase/homoserine dehydrogenase I, translated as MRVFKFGGSSIASAAKISNVAGIIRRELKSTPLVVVVSAIGKVTDMLAETAALAGNGDAAYRDKLEGIASLHGGIIRELFGTEASAEETWLGEMMAELNDVLHGVFLLRELSDKSLALVLSYGERLSCRIVSRYMHVSGTPAECVDARSVIVTDDNHCFAKVDRLATGKLIHERFRSFDVLPVVTGFIASAPDGSVTNLGRGGSDFTATILGAALHAEEVWIWTDVDGFYSADPKRVPDARVIPEISYAEAMELSHAGAKVLHPLAVQPVMKAGIPLRIKNSFNPEKPGTRIGIEAAGAEALPGTVTGLTSINHVVLLSLSGSGMAGVPGTASRLFTCLARHSINIIFISQASSEQSISLAIAPGQASMAKKVLEEEFAREIEERRIDPVSVRRNLAMVAVVGNKMLGHPGVSAQLFETLGKNGVNVIAVAQGANEMNISLVIDSADENKALNCVHESFFLSMRKVHVFIVGTGTIAKSLISQIRRHRATLQKELGLDVVVAGLANTRSMCIEPAGIDLEHWHDSLKPRESHEGIGQYIRLIQERNLHNTIVVDCTASRQVAECYPALLRANISVATANKLGMAGPWDLYRKIMDALRSSNAKFLYETNVGAGLPVINTLNDLKNSGDKIVCIEGVLSGTLSFIFNELRKGGRFSEIVRKAKESGYTEPDPRDDLSGADFARKLLILGRELGYQLEYADVECQSLVPEPLRGEMSPAEFLDQLSSIDDWYVDEMASAASEGMTIAYTGELRDGKAKVGLKRVPLESPVAGLNGSENLVVFTTERYLKTPLVVKGPGAGGEVTAGGVFADILRIASYLV; from the coding sequence ATGAGGGTATTCAAGTTCGGAGGTTCGTCGATCGCTTCGGCGGCAAAGATCAGCAATGTGGCTGGCATTATCAGGCGTGAGTTGAAAAGCACTCCGCTGGTGGTTGTGGTGTCAGCGATTGGCAAGGTGACCGACATGCTTGCCGAGACTGCGGCGCTGGCGGGGAATGGTGATGCGGCATACCGCGATAAACTCGAAGGAATCGCCTCGCTGCATGGCGGGATCATCCGTGAACTGTTCGGTACGGAGGCGTCAGCAGAAGAGACCTGGTTGGGTGAGATGATGGCTGAACTGAACGATGTGCTGCATGGCGTTTTTCTGCTCAGGGAGCTTTCAGACAAGAGTCTCGCCCTTGTGCTGAGTTACGGCGAACGGCTGTCGTGCCGGATCGTGAGCCGCTATATGCACGTATCGGGTACCCCAGCTGAATGCGTCGATGCACGCAGTGTGATCGTGACCGACGACAACCATTGCTTTGCCAAGGTGGATCGTCTGGCGACAGGAAAGCTGATTCACGAACGCTTCCGGAGTTTCGACGTTCTGCCGGTGGTCACCGGATTCATCGCCTCCGCGCCGGATGGCAGTGTGACCAACCTTGGGCGCGGCGGTTCCGATTTCACGGCGACGATTCTCGGCGCGGCGCTTCATGCCGAAGAGGTGTGGATCTGGACCGATGTCGATGGCTTCTACAGCGCCGATCCCAAGCGCGTGCCCGACGCGCGGGTCATTCCGGAGATCAGCTACGCCGAGGCGATGGAGCTGTCGCACGCCGGCGCGAAGGTGCTGCATCCACTGGCCGTGCAGCCGGTCATGAAGGCGGGTATTCCGTTGCGCATAAAGAACTCTTTCAATCCCGAAAAACCTGGCACGAGGATCGGTATCGAGGCTGCGGGTGCAGAGGCGCTTCCGGGTACGGTGACCGGACTGACCTCGATCAACCATGTGGTGCTGCTCAGTCTTTCCGGCAGCGGCATGGCGGGCGTGCCGGGAACGGCGTCTCGGCTGTTTACCTGCCTCGCTCGCCACAGCATCAACATTATCTTCATCTCGCAGGCCTCGTCGGAGCAGTCGATCAGCCTGGCCATAGCGCCCGGACAGGCGTCGATGGCCAAGAAGGTGCTCGAAGAGGAGTTTGCCCGCGAAATCGAGGAGCGCCGGATCGATCCGGTCAGCGTCCGCCGCAATCTTGCGATGGTGGCCGTGGTGGGCAATAAGATGTTGGGCCACCCCGGCGTGTCGGCACAGCTCTTCGAGACGCTCGGCAAGAACGGCGTCAACGTGATCGCCGTCGCGCAGGGGGCCAACGAAATGAACATTTCGCTGGTCATCGACAGCGCGGATGAGAACAAGGCGCTCAACTGCGTCCACGAATCCTTCTTCCTTTCGATGCGCAAGGTGCACGTTTTCATCGTGGGTACCGGCACCATCGCCAAAAGTCTCATCAGCCAGATCCGGCGGCATCGCGCCACCCTGCAGAAAGAATTGGGCCTTGACGTTGTGGTTGCGGGTCTGGCCAACACCCGCTCGATGTGCATCGAGCCTGCCGGAATCGATCTCGAACACTGGCACGATTCGCTGAAGCCGCGCGAGTCGCACGAGGGGATCGGGCAGTATATCCGTCTGATTCAGGAACGGAACCTGCACAACACCATCGTTGTGGACTGTACGGCGAGCAGGCAGGTGGCCGAGTGCTACCCCGCGCTGCTCCGGGCGAATATCTCTGTTGCCACGGCCAACAAACTTGGCATGGCTGGGCCGTGGGATCTGTATCGCAAGATCATGGATGCGTTACGCTCCAGTAATGCGAAGTTCCTCTACGAAACCAATGTTGGGGCGGGTTTGCCGGTGATCAACACGCTTAACGACCTGAAGAACAGCGGAGACAAGATCGTCTGCATCGAGGGCGTTTTGTCGGGTACACTAAGCTTCATTTTCAACGAGCTGCGCAAGGGCGGGCGTTTCAGCGAGATCGTTCGCAAAGCCAAGGAGTCTGGCTACACCGAGCCCGATCCGCGCGATGATCTCTCCGGAGCCGATTTCGCCCGGAAGCTGCTTATTCTCGGTAGGGAGCTTGGCTATCAGCTCGAGTACGCGGACGTGGAGTGCCAGAGCCTCGTCCCGGAGCCGCTGCGAGGCGAAATGTCGCCCGCCGAGTTTCTCGACCAGCTCTCTTCAATCGACGACTGGTACGTCGATGAGATGGCGAGTGCCGCGAGCGAGGGGATGACCATCGCCTACACCGGCGAGCTTCGGGACGGCAAGGCGAAGGTGGGGCTGAAGCGCGTGCCGCTCGAAAGCCCGGTGGCCGGGCTGAACGGCTCGGAGAACCTCGTGGTTTTCACGACCGAGCGCTACCTCAAGACCCCGCTGGTGGTCAAGGGGCCTGGCGCTGGCGGCGAGGTGACAGCAGGCGGCGTCTTCGCCGACATTCTCCGCATCGCAAGCTATTTGGTCTGA
- a CDS encoding F0F1 ATP synthase subunit gamma: MPTLKDIRIRLKGVKSTQQVTKAMKMVAAAKLRRAQDRAIQARPYAGKLKEMLASLSTKVDTSVNPLLSPREEVNNVLVILVTSDRGLCGGFNANIIKMAQRLIHEEYAALHAKGGVTMICAGTKGTEFFRKRGYKLAAAYPGVFQNLSFDSAREIADKASKMYLSGEVDRVVLVYNEFKSVLAPNLRTEQLLPITPEGGDAKTASSEYLYEPSPAAIIDELVPKHLNTQLWRVMLESNAAEQAARMAAMDSATENAKELIRVLNISYNRARQAAITKELSEIVAGADALKQ; encoded by the coding sequence ATGCCTACTTTAAAGGACATACGCATACGCCTCAAGGGTGTCAAATCCACGCAGCAGGTGACCAAGGCCATGAAGATGGTTGCGGCTGCCAAGCTCAGAAGAGCGCAGGATCGGGCGATCCAGGCCCGTCCGTATGCCGGGAAGCTGAAAGAGATGCTCGCCTCCCTTTCGACCAAGGTCGATACTTCGGTCAACCCTCTGCTTTCGCCCCGCGAAGAGGTCAATAACGTGCTGGTCATTCTGGTCACTTCAGACAGAGGCCTGTGCGGCGGCTTCAATGCCAATATCATCAAGATGGCCCAGCGGCTCATCCACGAGGAGTACGCGGCGCTGCACGCCAAGGGTGGCGTCACCATGATCTGCGCTGGCACCAAGGGTACCGAGTTTTTCCGCAAGCGGGGATACAAACTGGCGGCCGCTTATCCCGGCGTGTTCCAGAATCTCAGTTTCGACTCTGCCAGGGAGATTGCCGACAAGGCCTCGAAGATGTACCTGAGCGGCGAGGTGGATCGTGTCGTGCTGGTCTATAACGAGTTCAAGTCGGTGCTCGCGCCCAACCTCAGAACTGAGCAGTTGCTGCCGATCACTCCAGAAGGGGGTGACGCAAAAACCGCAAGCAGCGAGTATCTGTACGAGCCTTCGCCAGCGGCTATTATTGACGAACTTGTGCCCAAGCATCTCAATACCCAGCTCTGGCGGGTGATGCTGGAGTCCAACGCCGCCGAGCAGGCTGCACGAATGGCCGCAATGGATTCGGCTACGGAAAACGCCAAAGAGCTGATCCGCGTGCTGAATATCAGCTACAACCGCGCACGTCAGGCTGCGATCACCAAGGAGTTGAGCGAAATTGTTGCTGGCGCCGATGCTCTGAAGCAGTGA